The sequence below is a genomic window from Streptomyces sp. V1I1.
GTGATCAGGAGCCGCCGTGAGCAGTACCTCGCAGTGGCAGTACCCGTAAGTGCAGTTCGCAGTACCCAGCAGTGAAGTCAGTGAGCAGCACCTCGGTGAAGGCGTCGGCTGCGGACGCGCGCACCGGGAGGTTCGGCAGCGGGGTTCTAAGCCAGAGCAGACGCAAGATGGGCGACGGGGCTGGCTGCCGAAGAGTGGCGCTGTCGCAGGCCACTGAGCAGTTCGCATCACCAGCAGTACGCAGTAGAGCAGCACCAGCAGTACCAGCAGTACGCAGTCCCCCGCTTGGTAAGCAGTTGATCACCGAGGGAAGAACGGAGGAGCCAAGCGCCATCCCAGGATCGCCCGGGCGGAAGTCATGAGCCCGGGTACCGCAGGACATCGATAGTGAGGTGGTCTCCGGTCAAGCAACCGCGATCCCCGCACCCCCGACAGCATCTCGGTCGGGTCTGCGGACACAGAAGGCCGGCGCAGTACCGGGGCCGGCAGATGGTGTAGCAGTTCCTTCGGGGCCCTGGTGCCGTACGGCACCAGGGCCCCTCCACACGTTCCACAGAGAGGTGCAATGACAGCAGACGACTCGTACAGCCGTCTCGACGACGACGACTACCCCGCCTACACCATGGGCCGGGCCGCCGAGATGCTCGGCACCACCCAGGGCTTCCTCCGCGCCATCGGCGAAGCCCGCCTCATCATCCCGCTCCGCTCCGAGGGCGGACACCGCCGCTACTCCCGCTACCAGCTGCGTATCGCGGCCCG
It includes:
- a CDS encoding MerR family transcriptional regulator — protein: MTADDSYSRLDDDDYPAYTMGRAAEMLGTTQGFLRAIGEARLIIPLRSEGGHRRYSRYQLRIAARARELVDQGTPIEAACRIVILEDQLEEAQRINAEYRRATESVNSPPAV